From Rhodopseudomonas palustris:
ACGTGCCACGGCAGCATCGAGGCGTCGGAGGCGCCGCGCGGCAGCGTCGTCCGGCGCCCGCCGGCATCGATCACATAGCCGTCCTCGCCGTCGTCTTCGAACAGGCCGCGGACATAGCCGATGTCGTGGGTGAGGCAACCGATGATCAGATGCGCGTAGTCCTGCGCCGGGACATGGGTGTACAGCGCGCGGCCGCGCAGGATGTGATGGCCGGCCAGCGTCACCAGCATGGTGTGCTCGACATTGTGATACAGCGCGTCGCTGTTGCCGATGCACTCCAGCGCCATTCGCGCCACCGACGGCACGATCTCGGCGAGATGCGCCTCGGACGCGCCGTAGCGCTGGCGCATGTATTTGCCGAGGAAGTCGCCGAGCGCGTCTGCGGCCAGTGTCGGAACCGTGATCATGATGGTCGTCCAATGCAACCGTCGCATTGTTCCACGAAACGCCGGGGGGCGGCAATCGCAGCGATGCCGCAGTCGCGTGCGGCGTCAGAAATCGCTACCGTCTCGCCGCCGGCGGCGGCATGCTGGTCGGCAATGACGGCCGGCAGCCGGTCGATTGCAAGGGAGTGACAATGGGCATCGAGCAATTGAACATCGAGGGTCTGAAGGAGCTGGATCGCGAGGACCGCGGGCCTGTGGTGATGGTCAATCTGATGCGGTTCAACGAGAGCGCGGCCGACGGCAGCGGCTCCGGCTGGGATGCCTATCTGCGCTACAGCGTGCTGACGGTGCCGATGATCAAGGCGCGCGGCGGCACGCTGCTGTGGACCGGCAACGCCAAGGCGGTCGCGTTCGGCCACGACGACGGCCGGCATTGGGACTATCTGGCGCTGGTCTACTACCCGTCGATCGACGCGTTCCTCGGGATGATGAACTCGCCCGAATACGAACTGCAGTGCGCCCCGCTTCGCCACGCCGCCTGCGCCGATCATTTGATCATCTGCACGCGCGAAGCCTACAGCAAGTTCGGCATCGCGGCGCCGCGGCAGGAGAATCTGTGAT
This genomic window contains:
- a CDS encoding DUF1330 domain-containing protein; this encodes MGIEQLNIEGLKELDREDRGPVVMVNLMRFNESAADGSGSGWDAYLRYSVLTVPMIKARGGTLLWTGNAKAVAFGHDDGRHWDYLALVYYPSIDAFLGMMNSPEYELQCAPLRHAACADHLIICTREAYSKFGIAAPRQENL